The region TGAAGGATTACACTTAGGGGTGATAAAATAATTAAATAGATTAGGAGTGATACTGTTGGAATTTTTGAAAAAAATTCAAGAGTATCTAAAAGGATTCTATGAAAAATGGAAAGGTCTACCGAGAGGTAACAAAATACTTTTCTCAGGTATAGCTGTATCAATAATAATCGTAGGCATTCTGACAATAATTTTTGTTGCTGCTCCAAGATACACGCTCCTGGTAAGTGGTCTGACTGATGAGCAATCCGGCTATCTGATACAGCAACTTGAAACAATGGGAGTGGAGTATAAAGTAGAACCTGGAAGAGTGCTTGTTTCAGATAAGTACAATGTTTATGAATTAAGAATGAGGCTTGCCTCCATGGGGGTTCTGGGAGCTACAACGAAAGGTTTTGAAATACTTGATCAACAAAGCTTTGGAGCAACAAGTTTTGATAAGCAGGTTCGTTACCAGGTTGCCCTTCAGGGAGAACTTGAGCGCAGTATCATGACTATAAGTGGTGTCAGATCTGCCCGGGTACACCTGACTCTACCAAAATATACATATTATGTCCGGGGTGAGATGGCTGAACCAAAGGCATCTGTGCTGGTTGTTCTGCAACCAGGCCAAGACCTCTCACAAAATCAAATTAAAGGAATAATGGAACTTGTGGCTGGTGCTGTGGAGGGCATGAAACTTGAAAATGTTAAGGTGATAGATCAAATGTCCCGTGTATTGAGTGATAAAGTTACAGCTTCTCAAGATATGTTGCTTGCTTCTAACCGAGCAGAGTTGAAAATGAGTCTTGAATCATATTATCAGAAAAAGATAAAGCAAACTCTCGAATCAGTCTTTGGCCCGAGCAGAGTCGAGGTAATACCGGATATTAAACTCAACTGGGAAAGAGTCGAAAGGCAGTTGACAAAATATGAGCCTGCAACAAGGCAGGGAGGAATTGTTAGAAGTCAGGAACAGGAATCTGAAAAAAGTGCAAATTTGCCTGCAACAGGTGGAGCAGTTGGTACTGATTCTAATATACCACCTACATATCCTACTACAACTTCTCAAGGCACATCAACATATGAACGGAGTCACACAATAACAAATTACGAACTGAACACTGTTGTCGAAAATGTTGTCCAAAACAAAGAAGGTGAAATAGATACCCTGAGTCTCTCTGTAATAATAGATGCTTCGTCATCTGTGTTCCAAAATTTCGATGAGGCAGAAAGAGAAAGATGGGCAAACATTGTGTCAGACCTTGTTGAAAAAGGTATCGGTGCTAATTCAAGTGACCCAAATTTGGCGGTCTCTGTTGCGTTCCTGCCATTCGATAGAACTTTCGAAGAGGAATATCAAAAAAGTCTATCAGAAATAGAGAGAAAACGCAGGTTTACCATGATGGTCACGGGCGTTAGTCTCTTATTTGCACTTGGATTCATGCTATTTTATCTCATGATAATTCAGTTCAGGAGGATAAGAAGCAGACGATTAATAGAAGAAAGAAAACTGAAGATGGAAGAAGAGCTGAAAAAAGTGTTCGAAGAAGAAGAAGAGGTTCCTCTCACGCCAGAGCAGCAAGCATTGCTTGAATTGAAAGAAAATCTTGAAAAGATATACCGAGAATCCCCAGAAGAAGTAGCAAACATAATAAAGCTCTGGCTTGTAGAAAGAGGGATGTAACATGGCAGAGAAAGAACAAATAACAGGAAGAAGGAAAGCGGCGATACTCCTGGTTATGCTCGGACCTGAGAAAGCTGCTTCTGTACTGAAACACCTCGACGAAAATGACGTTGAGCAGCTTACAGTGGAAATCGCAAATGTTGGTAAAGTAAGTGAAGAAGAGAAAAAAACTGTCTTGTCAGAGTTTCAGGATATTGCCCGCGCCCGAGAAATGATTTCTCAGGGTGGTATAGAATATGCAAAAGAAGTGCTGCAAAAAGCTTTTGGACCAGAGAAAGCTATGAAAATCATAGAGAGACTTATTTCAAACCTTCAGGTGAAACCATTTGACTTTCTCAGACAAACAGATCCAATTCAGCTTGTGAATTTTCTACAAAATGAGCATCCACAAACGGTAGCGCTAATTCTAAGCTATTTGGAACCACAGCTATCCGGCAAGATTCTTTCCTCACTTTCTGAAGACCTTCAAGTTGAAGTTGTTAAAAGAATAGCCCTCTTGGAGCGATCTTCTCCAGAAGTTATCAGAGAGATAGAGAAGAATCTGGAGAGAAAGCTTTCCGGGTTCGTAAGTCAGAGTTTCAGCCAGGTTGGAGGAGTCGATACAGCCGCAGAAATCATGAACAGCCTTGATCGTTCATCCGAGAAAAAAATCATGGAAAAACTCGGATACGATTCACCAGAACTTGCTGAAGAGATACGTAGAAGAATGTTCGTATTTGAAGATTTGGCAAAGTTAGATGACAGATCTGTACAGTTGATATTGCGCGAAGTGGAAACAAGGGATCTGGCACTTGCTCTGAAAGGAGCATCAGAAGAAGTAAAAGAGAAAATATTCAGAAATATCTCCAAAAGAGCTGCACAACTGTTGCAAGATGAGCTTGAATACATGGGGCCAGTCAGAATAAAAGACGTTGAGGAGGCTCAGCAGAAGATAATAAATGTTGTACGAAGGCTGGAAGAAGCTGGCGAGATAATTATTGCCAAGGGCGGAGGTGAAGAATTAATAGTGTGATAATAAAAAAGCGCGAACTTTTCGTTGATGTACCATGTGTTATCAGTAAACCGGAACGAGAAAAAATAGACGACATATCAAAAATATCTGAGAAGGCTCAAGAAAGACTTCGCAAAGTGGAGCTGGAAGCTAAGGAGTTGCTTCAAAAGACTCAATTAGAAGCTGAAAAAATCCTGAATGAAGCGCAAATGAAAGCAGCTCAGATAGTTGAAGACGCAAAGAAACAGGCTGAGAATTTGCAAAAAACAGCTGAAAATAAGGTCAGCAGCGTTGAAAAGATCATGCACGATTTTCATGATCAGTTGATGGCGAAAACGCAGGATATTCTTCAAAAACTTTTAGAAGTTGTACGTGTTCTGATAGAGAAAATAGCTTACAAAGAAATAGACAAAATAGATTATCAAAGAAAACTCGAGTATATTCTTTCGAAAATTGCCAGCATGAACAATGTGAAGGTGACCATGAATTTCTCGGATTTTGAAAATTATCCAGAAATTGTGGAAAAATTCAAATCTGCTGGTATAGAGATCAGCAAGTCCGATGCTTTAACAGAAGGGGAAATTATTGTAGAAACAGAGCTTGGCCTCATAAACGGTACCAAGAGTTACGCTATAGAGATAGTGGAGGAATTAATTGAGGAGGTCTTCGGGCATGAATGATATCCTGCAGATTCTGGAACTTTTGAAAAGCAGGATCGAGAGAGAAGATTTCCTCAAGATGAATGGGAGAGTTAACCGAATAATTGGCCTCACTGTCGAATCAACCGGACCAGACGCTTTTCTGGGAGAACTTTGCAAATTGAATCTGGACGGCAAAAAACCTCTCTGCGAGGTCGTTGGTTTCAGAGATGGGAAGGTTCTCTTGATGCCGCTCGAAGATCTATCGGGCGCCAAGCATGGCACGTTTGTCTACAAAACTAACAGGCGCTTAGATGTAGGAGTATCAGAGGATATGAAAGGCAGAATTGTCGATGGATTGGGAAGGCCAATAGATGGAAAGCCGCTTATAGCTAAGCACAGATACCCTCTAATAAATAGTGCGCCTCATCCATTGAAAAGATCGAGGATCACTGCTCCTTTACCAGTTGGAGTTCGAGCTATAGATGGATTTATAACAATAGG is a window of Pseudothermotoga elfii DSM 9442 = NBRC 107921 DNA encoding:
- the fliF gene encoding flagellar basal-body MS-ring/collar protein FliF, whose translation is MEFLKKIQEYLKGFYEKWKGLPRGNKILFSGIAVSIIIVGILTIIFVAAPRYTLLVSGLTDEQSGYLIQQLETMGVEYKVEPGRVLVSDKYNVYELRMRLASMGVLGATTKGFEILDQQSFGATSFDKQVRYQVALQGELERSIMTISGVRSARVHLTLPKYTYYVRGEMAEPKASVLVVLQPGQDLSQNQIKGIMELVAGAVEGMKLENVKVIDQMSRVLSDKVTASQDMLLASNRAELKMSLESYYQKKIKQTLESVFGPSRVEVIPDIKLNWERVERQLTKYEPATRQGGIVRSQEQESEKSANLPATGGAVGTDSNIPPTYPTTTSQGTSTYERSHTITNYELNTVVENVVQNKEGEIDTLSLSVIIDASSSVFQNFDEAERERWANIVSDLVEKGIGANSSDPNLAVSVAFLPFDRTFEEEYQKSLSEIERKRRFTMMVTGVSLLFALGFMLFYLMIIQFRRIRSRRLIEERKLKMEEELKKVFEEEEEVPLTPEQQALLELKENLEKIYRESPEEVANIIKLWLVERGM
- the fliG gene encoding flagellar motor switch protein FliG, with the translated sequence MAEKEQITGRRKAAILLVMLGPEKAASVLKHLDENDVEQLTVEIANVGKVSEEEKKTVLSEFQDIARAREMISQGGIEYAKEVLQKAFGPEKAMKIIERLISNLQVKPFDFLRQTDPIQLVNFLQNEHPQTVALILSYLEPQLSGKILSSLSEDLQVEVVKRIALLERSSPEVIREIEKNLERKLSGFVSQSFSQVGGVDTAAEIMNSLDRSSEKKIMEKLGYDSPELAEEIRRRMFVFEDLAKLDDRSVQLILREVETRDLALALKGASEEVKEKIFRNISKRAAQLLQDELEYMGPVRIKDVEEAQQKIINVVRRLEEAGEIIIAKGGGEELIV
- a CDS encoding FliH/SctL family protein, with translation MIIKKRELFVDVPCVISKPEREKIDDISKISEKAQERLRKVELEAKELLQKTQLEAEKILNEAQMKAAQIVEDAKKQAENLQKTAENKVSSVEKIMHDFHDQLMAKTQDILQKLLEVVRVLIEKIAYKEIDKIDYQRKLEYILSKIASMNNVKVTMNFSDFENYPEIVEKFKSAGIEISKSDALTEGEIIVETELGLINGTKSYAIEIVEELIEEVFGHE